From one Mustela nigripes isolate SB6536 chromosome 16, MUSNIG.SB6536, whole genome shotgun sequence genomic stretch:
- the NOG gene encoding noggin codes for MERCPSLGVTLYALVVVLGLRAAPAGGQHYLHIRPAPSDNLPLVDLIEHPDPIFDPKEKDLNETLLRSLLGGHYDPGFMATSPPEDRPGGGGGAAAGAEDLAELDQLLRQRPSGAMPSEIKGLEFSEGLAPGKKQRLSKKLRRKLQMWLWSQTFCPVLYAWNDLGSRFWPRYVKVGSCFSKRSCSVPEGMVCKPSKSVHLTVLRWRCQRRGGQRCGWIPIQYPIISECKCSC; via the coding sequence ATGGAGCGCTGCCCCAGCCTGGGGGTCACCCTCTACGCCCTGGTGGTGGTCCTGGGGCTGCGGGCGGCACCGGCCGGCGGCCAGCACTATCTCCACATCCGCCCGGCTCCCAGCGACAACCTGCCCCTGGTGGACCTCATCGAACACCCGGACCCTATCTTTGACCCCAAAGAGAAGGATCTGAACGAGACGCTGTTGCGCTCGCTGCTCGGGGGCCACTACGACCCGGGCTTCATGGCCACCTCGCCCCCCGAGGACCGgcccggtgggggcgggggggcagccGCGGGCGCCGAGGACCTGGCGGAGCTGGACCAGCTGCTGCGGCAGCGGCCGTCGGGGGCCATGCCGAGCGAGATCAAAGGGCTGGAGTTCTCTGAGGGCTTGGCCCCGGGCAAGAAGCAGCGCCTGAGCAAGAAGCTGCGGAGGAAGTTACAGATGTGGCTGTGGTCGCAGACCTTCTGCCCGGTGTTGTACGCGTGGAACGACCTGGGCAGCCGCTTTTGGCCGCGCTACGTGAAGGTGGGCAGCTGCTTCAGTAAGCGCTCGTGCTCCGTGCCCGAGGGCATGGTGTGCAAGCCGTCCAAGTCTGTGCACCTCACTGTGCTGCGGTGGCGCTGTCAGCGGCGCGGGGGCCAGCGCTGCGGCTGGATTCCCATCCAGTACCCCATCATTTCCGAGTGCAAGTGCTCATGCTAG